A part of Notolabrus celidotus isolate fNotCel1 chromosome 21, fNotCel1.pri, whole genome shotgun sequence genomic DNA contains:
- the ncaph2 gene encoding condensin-2 complex subunit H2, with translation MECTESRFPHLLQPIRELTKNWDIDVASELNDYLEELDEMCITFDGGKTRLNFAEAALLIQGSACIYSKKVELLHSLVYQTLEYINDRNKKRHKQTAESQEDGEDGAVDRHDSDDMAEFTPLELDASEKSKKADSNTTVNVTPLPPESLIPPETHEKQKLPLISVKGEVLCSLRDFRINIFIPGDEDMILLTLGSAASRFLLEIDQLAAETANQQQQQQDAAAAGEAAFDAAVGPVDVGDGVDAADSFLPMEDDHMEQDVDEHVERQEAPSEGRMIRERRQLEDDKLKRKEAPPPVNVWAHHDPYAILGEDKPFKSGKCYKVPDGLDDGGKRKRKRGTALQDFRSWFRGTFDPPEHKLKTGPTFTDLNYIYLSTMKDKVKTRKRVLRRAGVVVSDEELRRTFLQPEAGPHQQGEEPVDGFRHPDLLGGDDDISDNEHEPFPDDIPAEFGGGADFISPDAQRDELSYEDLVKLRVEQLVVNSRGYTQETALSRRVKDWEDKIRPELMLQEARPVFDIHDYGDRIIGALNAVGQRRSFASIVSGLDNFEACKYMLATLQLANDYTVEVDSAVGLEESVDSMGLTLLSTHKATDRFKTLTSST, from the exons ATGGAGTGCACAGAAAGCAGGTTCCCTCACCTGCTGCAGCCCATCAGGGAGCTCACCAAGAACTGGGACATCGACGTGGCGTCAGAGCTCAATGACTACTTGGAAGAG ctggatGAGATGTGCATCACGTTCGATGGAGGGAAAACCAGACTGAACTTTGCAGAAGCAGCTCTGTTGATCCAGGGTTCAGCCTGCATCTACAGCAAAAAg gtggaGCTCCTGCACAGCCTGGTCTACCAAACCCTGGAGTACATCAACGACAGGAACAAGAA ACGACATAAACAGACAGCAGAGTCTCAGGAGGACGGTGAAGACGGAGCAGTGGACCGCCACGATTCTGACGATATGGCCGAG TTCACTCCTCTGGAGCTCGACGCCTCAGAGAAGTCAAAGAAAGCCGACTCAAACACG ACAGTGAACgtaactcctcttcctcctgagtCTCTGATTCCTCCTGAAACTCATGAGAAGCAGAAACTTCCTCTCATCAG tgtgaaagGGGAGGTCCTGTGCAGTCTGAGGGACTTCAGGATTAACATCTTCATCCCTGGAGACGAGGACATGATCCTCCTCACGCTGGGATCGGCTGCTTCAAGGTTCCTGCTGGAAATTGATCAACTAGCTGCAGAGACTGCAaaccagcaacaacaacaacaag acgctgctgctgcaggtgaaGCAGCATTTGATGCCGCCGTCGGTCCTGTTGATGTCGGTGACGGAGTTGACGCTGCCGACAGCTTCCTCCCGATGGAAGACGATCACATGGAGCAGGATGTTGACGAACATGTGGAAAGACAAGAG GCTCCGAGCGAAGGCCGGATGATCAGAGAGAGACGACAGCTGGAGGACGACAAACTGAAGAGGAAGGAGGCTCCTCCTCCG GTGAATGTGTGGGCGCACCACGACCCGTACGCCATCCTCGGGGAGGACAAACCCTTTAAATCAG GAAAATGTTACAAAGTACCCGACGGTCTGGACGACGgtgggaagaggaagaggaaacgaGGAACGGCTCTGCAAGACTTTAGGAGCTGGTTCAGAGGAACCT TTGATCCTCCAGAGCACAAACTAAAGACTGGACCCACGTTCACAG ATCTGAACTACatctacctgagcaccatgaAAGACAAAGTGAAGACGAGGAAGAGGGTCCTCAGGAGAGCg GGTGTCGTCGTCTCTGATGAGGAGCTGAGGCGGACCTTCCTGCAGCCAGAGGCGGGGCCACATCAACAAGGGGAGGAGCCTGTGGATGGATTCAGACACCCTGACCTGCTGG GTGGAGATGACGACATCTCAGATAACGAACATGAACCATTCCCGGACGATATTCCTGCTGAgtttggaggaggagcagattTCATTTCACCAG acgCTCAGAGAGACGAGCTGAGTTATGAAGATCTGGTGAAGCTACGAGTG gAGCAGCTGGTGGTGAACAGCCGAGGTTACACTCAGGAGACGGCTCTGAGTCGGAGAGTTAAGGACTGGGAGGACAAGATCCGACCTGAGCTCATGCTGCAG GAGGCGCGTCCAGTGTTTGACATCCACGATTATGGCGATCGGATCATTGGAGCGCTGAACGCCGTCGGTCAGCGTCGATCCTTCGCCTCCATCGTGTCGGGGTTGGATAACTTTGAAGCCTGCAAATATATGCTGGCTACACTGCAGctg gcGAACGACTACACAGTGGAGGTGGACTCGGCTGTCGGTCTGGAGGAGAGCGTGGACTCGATGGGTCTGACTCTCCTCAGCACTCACAAAGCGACAGATAGATTCAAAACTCTGACCTCTTCGACATGA
- the socs2 gene encoding suppressor of cytokine signaling 2: MTCQSSESTESIESDRRADNNSRSVESDESRIALAMKDLRNTGWYWGSLTANEAKEILQDSSEGTFLVRDSSQRDYLFTISAMTSAGPTNLRIEYKHGKFKLDSVVLVKPKLKQFDSVVHLVEHYVHLSRTGDRPGASNSQPSGVPNGTVQLLLTKPVYTATPPLQHLCRIAINRRTRRVQDLPLPNRLKDYLTDYSYHV, translated from the exons ATGACCTGCCAGTCCTCTGAGTCCACAGAAAGCATCGAGAGTGACCGACGAGCCGACAACAACTCCAGGAGTGTGGAATCAGACGAGAGCCGCATCGCGTTAGCCATGAAGGACCTGAGGAACACAG GCTGGTACTGGGGCAGTCTGACGGCTAACGAGGCCAAAGAGATCCTGCAGGACTCGTCTGAGGGGACCTTTCTGGTGCGGGACAGCTCTCAGAGGGACTACCTGTTCACCATCTCGGCCATGACGTCGGCGGGTCCCACCAACCTGCGGATCGAGTACAAACACGGGAAGTTCAAGCTGGACTCAGTGGTTCTTGTGAAGCCGAAGCTGAAGCAGTTTGACAGTGTGGTCCACTTAGTGGAGCACTACGTCCACCTGTCCCGGACCGGCGACAGGCCTGGGGCGTCAAACTCGCAGCCCTCAGGGGTGCCAAACGGCACAGTGCAGCTGCTGCTCACCAAACCTGTGTACACGGCCACGCCTCCTCTGCAGCACTTGTGCCGCATCGCCATCAACAGGAGGACTCGGCGGGTCCAGGATCTGCCTCTGCCCAACAGACTCAAGGACTACCTGACAGACTACAGTTACCACGTGTAG